In Penicillium psychrofluorescens genome assembly, chromosome: 5, a single window of DNA contains:
- a CDS encoding uncharacterized protein (ID:PFLUO_008101-T1.cds;~source:funannotate), producing MHFINKISVALLASLAASGEATHQGLHARRFNPHASVSGTSSVLSSSVLVTPTPRHSQTLSVSPSSSNVVVSSRVSTPLGTGSRGSGAQPTGTSDVTLTYTLGTGTSTSVVTTTIIRTATDYHTVTVEPVPTESVPADSGTCNGATVTVTETVTMGAGPTDAPSDNGHHWGGEGQDHGHPGGEEHHHHHHHHDHDGSGSGNGEGATVTSTSTEVPTSTPTPSFSRPPHGNWTVPSFSRSSVVASSTGFVTSSSGKGTYPTGFRRRFV from the exons atgCACTTCATCAACAAGATCTCTGTCGCTCTGCTGGCCTCGCTGGCTGCCTCGGGTGAGGCTACCCACCAGGGTCTGCATGCCCGTCGTTTCAACCCCCATGCCAGTGTTTCCGGCACCTCCTCGGTGCTGAGCTCCTCGGTGCTGGTCACCCCGACTCCCCGGCACTCGCAAACCCTCTCCGTCTCGCCCTCGAGCAGCAACGTGGTGGTGAGCTCCCGCGTTTCCACCCCTCTGGGCACCGGAAGCCGTGGCTCGGGCGCTCAGCCCACTGGCACGAGCGATGTCACTCTCACCTACACCCTCGGCACCGGCACCTCGACCAGCGTggtgaccaccaccatcatccgCACCGCTACGGATTACCACACCGTCACCGTCGAGCCTGTTCCCACTGAGTCTGTTCCCGCTGACTCCGGTACCTGCAACGGCGCTACCGTGACCGTGACCGAGACCGTCACAATG GGCGCTGGTCCCACTGATGCCCCCAGCGACAACGGCCACCACTGGGGTGGTGAAGGCCAGGACCATGGCCACCCCGGGGGCGAGgaacaccaccaccaccaccaccaccacgaccatgacggctcgggctcgggcaACGGCGAGGGCGCGACTGTGACCAGCACTTCAACTGAAGTTCCCACCTCGACCCCGACCCCGTCGTTCTCGCGTCCCCCCCATGGCAACTGGACCGttccctccttctcgcgTTCCAGCGTCGTGGCCTCGTCCACTGGCTTCgtgaccagcagcagcggcaaggGCACCTACCCCACTGGCTTCCGTCGCCGCTTCGTCTAA
- a CDS encoding uncharacterized protein (ID:PFLUO_008102-T1.cds;~source:funannotate): protein MRLSPTLFSIAPAAPASWLTFLKAAQLQRIARATGIQSSGTKGELIRRIEAELQLQLPGPQNSQTAACTSPSAHTRVPSRPGHGGGKTANTPHPSPRDQWSILSIDMGIQNLAFAHLRIPKSRSGAGSGATSAVPELTAWRRLAVSEFAELDLAQGVELGGRSTSSSLSSFSEQPSLSPTPALEKDNPSSPSEQKRKKLPTPAAIPFSPPLYASHAYTLLTTLLSVYRPTHILIERQRFRSGGSSAVQEWTLRVGVFEGMLYAILHALQQERGGEFADVCVRGVEPKRVVRYWLDADSEDGIGVEGSVSRKSKEKGGGDDGGEKQKHKMNAREVKKAKIDLVGRWLLAASANPGPGEGDQVQKFTLDEKQADVQSLAGAYLRKWKGQTQKKITKRDSNGDEHEQPITLGKLDDLADCLLQGVTWLEWQDMRERVARGGIGALE from the coding sequence ATGCGTCTCTCCCCCACCCTCTTCTCAATAGCACCCGCCGCTCCGGCTTCATGGCTGACATTCCTAAAAGCggcccagctgcagcgcatcGCCCGCGCAACGGGCATCCAGTCCTCAGGCACGAAAGGGGAGCTGATCCGCAGGATTGAAGCGGAGCTGCAGTTGCAATTGCCCGGCCCGCAGAATTCGCAGACGGCTGCATGTACAAGTCCAAGTGCACATACTCGGGTGCCATCCCGACctggacatggtggtgggaagaCGGCGAATACGCCCCATCCTAGTCCACGGGATCAGTGGAGTATCCTCAGTATCGACATGGGGATTCAGAATCTGGCATTCGCTCATCTGCGCATACCGAAATCTCGCAGCGGGGCGGGTTCTGGGGCTACTTCTGCGGTGCCGGAACTAACAGCGTGGCGCCGACTGGCGGTGTCGGAATTCGCAGAACTAGATCTGGCGCAGGGTGTGGAATTGGGAGGGAGATCTACATCGTCTTCATTGTCTTCATTTTCCGAACAACCCTCTCTGTCTCCAACGCCTGCTCTCGAAAAGGACAACCCATCCTCACCCTCTGaacaaaaaaggaaaaaatTACCCACCCCAGCAGCAatccccttctccccacCCCTCTACGCCTCGCACGCCTACACCCTTCTCACAACCCTTCTATCAGTCTACCGCCCGACGCACATCCTCATCGAGCGGCAACGCTTCCGCTCCGGCGGGAGCAGCGCCGTGCAGGAATGGACGCTGCGGGTTGGTGTGTTTGAGGGGATGTTGTATGCTATCTTGCATGCGTTGCAGCAGGAGCGCGGGGGGGAGTTTGCGGATGTTTGTGTAAGGGGGGTTGAGCCGAAGAGGGTGGTTCGGTATTGGCTTGATGCTGATTCCGAGGATGGGATTGGGGTTGAGGGGTCAGTTTCAAGGAAAAGTAAAGAGAAGGGGggtggggatgatggaggggagaagcagaagcacaAGATGAATGCGAGAGAGGTGAAAAAAGCCAAGATCGACCTCGTCGGACGGTGGTTACTAGCTGCATCAGCTAACCCCGGAcccggagaaggagatcaagtGCAGAAGTTCACCCTGGATGAGAAGCAGGCTGACGTACAGAGTCTTGCGGGGGCCTATCTGCGGAAGTGGAAAGGGCAGACGCAGAAAAAAATCACGAAGCGAGATTCGAATGGTGATGAGCATGAGCAGCCCATCACCCTAGGGAAACTCGATGATCTGGCGGACTGTCTGTTGCAAGGTGTGACTTGGCTGGAATGGCAGGATATGCGGGAGCGGGTTGCGAGGGGTGGGATTGGGGCGTTGGAGTGA